The window GACCGCCCGGCGCTGGTTTGGGAGGGGGAAGAGGGTGCGGTGCGCCGCCTGAGCTACGGCGAACTGGCGGCCGAGGTCAACCGCTGCGCCAATGGCCTGCGGGCGTTGGGTCTGGGCCAGGGGGACGTTGTGGGGCTATTCATGCCCATGACGCCGGAGATCGCCGTGGCCCTGCTGGCGATTGCCAAGATCGGCGGCATCATCCTGCCCCTCTTCTCCGGCTACGGCGCGGGGGCGGTGGCCGCCCGGCTGACCGATGCCGGGGCGCGGGCGCTGTTCACCGCCGACGGCTTCTATCGCCGGGGCGCGATCGTGCCGCTGAAGCCCACGGCCGACGAAGCCCTGGCCGCCGCGCCCACGGTGGAGCAGCTGATCGTCCTGCGCCGGGCCGGCAACGCCGTGGACATGCTCTCCGGTCGCGACCATTGGTGGCACGAACTGATCGCGCCCCAATCGCCTCAAGCGGCAACCGCCGACACGGCCGCCGAAGACACGCTGATGATCATCTACACCAGCGGCACCACCGGCCGGCCGAAAGGGGCGGTGCACACCCATTGCGGCTTCCCGATCAAGGCGGCACAGGATATGGCCTTTGGCACGGACGTCGGCGCGGCGGACCGCGCTCCGGTGCACGAAGACAGCACAAGGGACAACATCTACTGGATCACCGACATGGGCTGGATGATGGGGCCGTGGCTGGTGTTCGGGGCCACACTGCTGGGGGCCACGTTCACCCTCTACGACGGCGCGCCCGACTATCCCGACGTGGATCGCCTGTGGGCGCTGGCCGCGCGCCATCGGCTGACCCATCTGGGCGTGTCGCCGACGCTCATCCGCGTCCTGGCCCCCCACGGCGACGCGCCCGTCAAACGCCACGACCTGTCCAGCGTGCGCTTCTTCGCCAGCACCGGCGAGCCGTGGAACCCCGACCCGTGGCTGTGGCTGTTCCATACCGTGGGCGGGGGGCGGCGGCCGATCATCAACTACTCCGGCGGCACGGAGATCAGCGGCGGCATCGTCATGGGCAATCCGCTGCTGCCGTTGAAGCCGGCGGCCTTCGCCGCGCCCTGCCCCGGCATGGCCGCCGACGTGGTCGACGCCGCCGGCCACTCCGTGCGCGGCCAGGTGGGCGAGCTGGTCATCCGCGCGCCGTGGATCGGCATGACCCGCGGCTTCTGGGGCGACCGGCAGCGCTATTTCGACGCCTACTGGTCGCGCTGGCCGGGGGTGTGGGCGCATGGCGACTGGGCGGCGGTGGACGAGGACGGGCTGTGGTACATCCTCGGCCGCTCCGACGACACGATCAAGATCGCCGGCAAGCGCCTCGGCCCGGCCGAGGTCGAGTCGGTGCTGGTGGCCCATCCGGCGGTGGCCGAGGCGGCGGCCATCGGCGTGCCCGACGCGCTGAAGGGCAGCGCGCTGGTCTGCTTCTGCGTCCTCGCGCCGGGCTTCGTCCCGTCGGACGCGCTGGCCGGCGAGCTACGGCGGCAGGTGGCCGCCGAACTGGGCAAGCCGCTGCGCCCCAAGGCGATCCGCTTCGTCAGCGACCTGCCCAAGACGCGCAACGCGAAGGTCATGCGGCGGGTTATTCGTAGCGCGTATTTGGGGGAAGACCCTGGCGATATGTCGAGTTTGGTTAATCCTGGGGTAATAGAGGAGTTACGATCGGGAGGAGAGAAGAATTAGCTACGGATGGGGACGGGAAAGACGGATTTAAAGCTGGTTCAAGCGTTTGAAGCTCTGATCGGTTGATTTGCGCTGCTGCTCGCCTATTCCACCCACTCCAGGCAGTAGATGTCGCCGGCGCCGTCTCCGGCAATGACGCGCAGAGGGCGGCCAGGGGCGATGGCAACACAGGTGATATCGGTGTCCAACGCGATGCGCCCCAGTTCACGACCAGTATCCAACTCCCACAGGCGAACCGTCCGGTCACGCCCGCCTGAGACAACGCGCCGCTCATCGGCTGTCATCGCTACGGCCCGTACCGTTCCCTCGTGGCTAATCATCGTCCGCTCCAATTTGCCGGTGACCAGATTCCAGACATACAGTGTCCCATCGCGAATACCGGAGACAGCCCGCTCCCCATCGAACGTAATGGCTACGGCTCGCACCAATTTTGCGTGGCCTGTCAGCATCATCTCCGCCTCACCTGTGTCGAAATTCCAGACGCGAAGCGTCCGATCGCCTCCAGAAATAATGCGCCGCCCATCAGATGTCACTGCTACTGCCCGCACCCAATCCACGTGGCCAGTTAAGGTCATCTCTGCCTCTCCCGTCTCCAGATTCCAGACGCGCAGCTCCCGATCAGAGCCGCCGGAGACGGCCCGCCGTCCATTAGGAGTTATCGCCACAGCCCAGACTCCACCCGTGTGACCAGTGAGTACTCTCTCCACCTCACCAGTGTCTAAATTCCAGACACGCAGTTCCCGGTCATAGCCGCCGGAGATGGCTCGCCTGCCATCAATCGTCGCTGCCACGGCCCGCACCCATCCCACTTGGCTGGTCAGCGCCCGCATTGGTTCACCCGT is drawn from Candidatus Promineifilum breve and contains these coding sequences:
- a CDS encoding AMP-binding protein, which encodes MNDTFTFGGDIVWRPTPEYTEHSHLTRFMRQHGIQSYDELMARSTADVAWFTDAVLRYLDIRFRVPYEQVVDLSGGIEWPRWCVGGRLNIVDNCVDKWAADPTARDRPALVWEGEEGAVRRLSYGELAAEVNRCANGLRALGLGQGDVVGLFMPMTPEIAVALLAIAKIGGIILPLFSGYGAGAVAARLTDAGARALFTADGFYRRGAIVPLKPTADEALAAAPTVEQLIVLRRAGNAVDMLSGRDHWWHELIAPQSPQAATADTAAEDTLMIIYTSGTTGRPKGAVHTHCGFPIKAAQDMAFGTDVGAADRAPVHEDSTRDNIYWITDMGWMMGPWLVFGATLLGATFTLYDGAPDYPDVDRLWALAARHRLTHLGVSPTLIRVLAPHGDAPVKRHDLSSVRFFASTGEPWNPDPWLWLFHTVGGGRRPIINYSGGTEISGGIVMGNPLLPLKPAAFAAPCPGMAADVVDAAGHSVRGQVGELVIRAPWIGMTRGFWGDRQRYFDAYWSRWPGVWAHGDWAAVDEDGLWYILGRSDDTIKIAGKRLGPAEVESVLVAHPAVAEAAAIGVPDALKGSALVCFCVLAPGFVPSDALAGELRRQVAAELGKPLRPKAIRFVSDLPKTRNAKVMRRVIRSAYLGEDPGDMSSLVNPGVIEELRSGGEKN